The sequence below is a genomic window from Streptomyces sp. NBC_00289.
TAGTGCGCCTTCTTGACGTCGACGAGGAAGCGGGCGTGCTCGCGCTGGGTGTGCAGAGCATCGCCGGTCACGGTGACACCCTGCAGGTCAAAGGGGTCCAGTAGGGCGGCGAAGCAGGTGATTTCGTTGGTCTTCTCGGGAATCCTGAGCGGGGTGACGGTCATGCCGGTGCCGGTCATCGCGGCCAGCAGGTGCGCGGCCGGGGTGGTGCCGTGGCGCGAGCCGCGGGCGCTCTTGCCGTCGACGGCGAGGGTGTCGGTGCTGGCCGGGTCATGGCCGAGGAGGTCGGCCAGGCCGCCGGGGCAGGTGTCCTTGACGACCCGGCGGATGGTCGCGCCGCTGGGCGGGACACGTACGGACAGGTCGGTCGCGGTACGGGCACCGAGCCGGGCCAGGACGTCCTGCGGCGCGTCAGCCGCCCACTCGTCGATCGCCACGAAGCTCCTCGCACCGGTGACCACGGCGGAGCAGGCGATCAGCAGTACTGCCACGAAGGGGTGACGCTTTCCGCGCCGGCACCGCGGATCGGCAAGTGCCCGCAGCCGCCCGGCCAGCAGACCCGTCGCACCATGCTGACGGGTGGGCGACTTGACCAGGCAGACGGTGGCAGACTGGCGGCACATCGAAGCTCCGTTGCGGGACGGCGACTTGGGAAGGTCACCTCCACAACGGAGCTTCGTTGCATCCGGTCGCGCGCCCTCCCGACATCGTCACACTGCCGTGACCAGCACACTCACGAGATCACCGCGACTTTGCAATCGCCCTGCTCCACACACAAGTACAAGAAATGCTGCGATAACCCCGCCCTCACCACCTGACCAAGATCCAAACGGGCTCTTTCACCAAACTCGCGACAGAGCCAGAACTGAGTGGCCGTTGACAGTGGGCGCCCAGGGCACCGGCCGTGGTCCGTTACTGACATCGGCTCGTCAGGGTGAACTTCGGCCAAGTCCCTGACGAGGTTGGATCGGTGGCCGTATTCCGGGGTGTGTGAGATATGCGGATGGGGGCGGGCTGACTGCCGCGGGACGCCGGCGCCGGGAGACTGTGCGGCTGCAGGCGGCCGAGCTGTTCGAGCGGAAGGTCAAGCCATCGGAGGTCGCGCGGCAGCTGCGGGTGAGCCGGAAGTCGGTCTACCAGTGGCAGCAGTTGTGGCGGGACGGCGGTGTGCAGGCACTGGCCTCTCGCGGCCCGGGCGGGTCGCGGTGCCGTCTGTCCCCGCGCTGTCTTCAGAAGCTGGCCGCGTATCTGGAGCAGGGTCCGGCCGCGCACGGCTGGGTGGAGGACCAGGTATGGGACGGCTTCGCGGGTGGCCACGCTGATCGGCAGGAAGTTCCACGTCTCCTACAGCGTCTCGGGGCCACTCGGTCATCGTCGACGGTGCCGAGGTCTTCAACGGGACTACAACTACCCTTGTCCCCACGGCGGCCTCGGAGGCCAGACACCCCACGAACGCCTCAGGCAGAAAACCACGACCCAGGCGTAATCAGTGATCGCCAGTTGCACACCTGTAGGAACTCCTGGATGCGCTGGTCGCTGTTCTCCCTGAAGCCGCCGTCCTTGCCCTCACGGCCACTGCCGTCCGCGACCGCGAGCACGTCCTGCCGGATTGCCTGGCGGCGCCCGCCACCACCAAGGCGTCGCGACCGCCTGCCACCAGCAACGACACCACTGTCACCAACCGTGATCAAGAACTACAGCTGCCGTTTGTGCACCGACTCAGCCGGTCCGGCACGGCAGTTGTAGTTTCGATGTCTGTGCTGGTCAGCGCCTTGCCGGGGTGGGTGCCTGACCGATCGTCAGGAGCACGCTCGATCGCGGACCAGGCCGTGATCGCAGATGAAGTAGTGATCACTCACCCAAAAGACGGAATCCCGTGATCATCTGTGATGGGCACCAGGTTTCCCCGGAGGTGTCAGGCGCAGGGTTGTCCCGGCTGGGGCCGGGACAACCCTGCAGCCCCAACAGCGACGCATCGCTGGACCTCGGCGGAGTGCGCGACATGACACGCCGGTCTGACATCTCAAAACAGCGTCAGGTCCCTGTCACTGGTGTCGGCGATGACGGGACGGAACCAGCGGGGGAGACCGTCCAGGCGGTCAGGCCCGGGCCGCGGCGGCCACGGCCGGGTCACGGGCGATC
It includes:
- a CDS encoding ISAs1 family transposase, with amino-acid sequence MCRQSATVCLVKSPTRQHGATGLLAGRLRALADPRCRRGKRHPFVAVLLIACSAVVTGARSFVAIDEWAADAPQDVLARLGARTATDLSVRVPPSGATIRRVVKDTCPGGLADLLGHDPASTDTLAVDGKSARGSRHGTTPAAHLLAAMTGTGMTVTPLRIPEKTNEITCFAALLDPFDLQGVTVTGDALHTQREHARFLVDVKKAHYAFTVKRNQKNLYEQLRTLPWEQAAAKFYDRTTGHGRKETRVVQALTVTGLGVDFPHAAQAAKVVRHRTDTKTGKQSRETVYVITDLTSRQASPERIATISRAHWVIENRLHFVRDTAFREDASKIRTGHSPENMATLRSFAINQLRDAGHTNIAAGLRTTALRPYERPLDLIGLN